A window of Deinococcus cellulosilyticus NBRC 106333 = KACC 11606 genomic DNA:
GTGAAGTTTCCGGTGTTTCTGGGAGGAGACCACAGCGTCTCTTACCCGATTCTGCGGGCGTTTTCAGACGTGGAAGACCTGCACATCGTTCAGCTGGATGCCCATCTGGATTTCACAGACATCCGCAATGACACCAGGTTCAGCAACTCCAGTCCTTTTCGCCGGGCCTGTGAGGACTTGCCGAACCTGAGGCACGTCACCACCATTGGCTTAAGGGGTCTGCGTTTTGATGAGGAGGCTGTTCAGGCTGCAAGGGGAAAAGGCCACACCCTGATCGGCATGTGGGACTGTGAAGACCTGCAAGCAGTCATCGGGCAGCTGCCAGTGGGCCAAAATGTGTACCTGACTTTTGATGTGGATGTGCTTGATCCTGCAGTCCTTCCAGCCACCAGCAGTCCAGAGGTGGATGGCATGGATTACCGCACCGCCATGACCCTGATCCGTGAAACCGTCAGGCGAAACCACATGGTTGGCATGGATGTGGTGGAAATGACCCCGAATCTGGATGCCAGCGGCAATAGCAATCTGCTGATTGCAAGGCTCATCATGGAGACACTCACGGAGGTGTTTTCGTGAAGACGCTTTACACAGGCATCACCGAACTGGCAACCGCAACCGGAAATGATCTGAAAAAGGGATCTGCTCAAAAAGACATCACCATCATCCGTGACGCTGCAATGGTGGTGGAAGGGGAGACCCTGCTCTGGGTGGGGGAACGCAAGGACGCCCCTGCAGCAGACAGAACCATCGACTTTCGCAACAAAGCAGTGGTCCCTGGCCTGATCGACCCTCACACCCACCTGATCTGGTCGGGCAGTCGCCTGAATGACTTCGAGGCACGGGTGCAAGGGGTTTCTTACGAGGAGATTCTGGCCCGTGGAGGAGGCATTCACCAGACGGTGCGCTACACGCAGGCCTCCACTGCCTTTGAGATGGTCTCTCTGGCTGTTCCGAGGCTCAATGCCATGGTGCGCAGCGGAGCCACCACCCTGGAAGTCAAAACGGGTTATGGCCTGAACCACGACACCGAGATGCGCATGCTGGAGGCCATTCGCGATCTGCAGGATTTCACCCCTGCTCGCATTGTCCCGACTTTGCTGATTCACCTGCCTCCTAAAGACCGGGACCGCAAAGACTTCATCCGTGAAGTGGTGGAGAAATGGATTCCCGAAGTCGCTCAGGATCAACTTGCTGCTGCGGTGGATGTGTTTGTCGAACAGGAAGCCTTCTCTGTTCAGGAGGCCAGAGAGATTCTGGAAGCTGCAAAAGCCCATGGCCTGCACACCAAACTGCATGCAGACCAGTTTCATGCGCTGGGCGGAGTGGAGCTTGCCTGTGAGCTTGGAAGCCTGAGTGTGGACCATCTGGAAGCCTCCACTGGGGACCAGATTCAGGCCCTGGCTGCCTCGAACACTGTGGCCACCGTGCTCCCCGGGGTGACGTTGCATCTGGGCCTTCCTGCAGCACCAGCCCGCAAAATCATTGACGCAGGAGGAGCAGTCGCTGTGGGAACGGACCACAACCCTGGAAGCAGTCCAATGTTCAGCACCAGTCTGGCACTGGCACTTGGTGTGAGGCTCAATGGCCTGACTCCAGCAGAAGCACTTACGGCCATGACTGCAAACGCTGCCCATGCGCTGGGCCTCAAAGACACCGGAAGACTCGAAGCAGGCATGAAAGCCGATTTCCTTGTGCTGGACAGTCACGACTGGCGAGAAATCAGTTACCGCTTCGGCAATGCGGTCAGCAAGGTGTTCATCTCAGGAAAGGAAGCATGATTGAGCTCAACGACAGCCTGACCCTGCAAGATTTCATCGCAGTGGTTCGCAATTTTAAAGAAGTTCGCCTCTCTGGTGCGGCCAGAAAGCGCGTTGAAAAGAGCCGCACCTTCATTGAGAAGATCATTGAGCAGGGAGACCCTGTTTACGGAGTCAACACTGGGTTCGGTAAATTTCAGAACACCCGCATTGAGCGGGACATGCTGGAGGAACTGCAGCGCAACCTGATTCTGTCTCACTCCATTGGAGTGGGGGAGCCCTTCCCTGAAGATGTGGTGCGTGGAATGCTGCTCCTCAGGGCACAGAGTCTGGCGATGGGGCACTCCGGGGTGCGTCCTCTGGTGATCGAGGGTTTGCTGAACTTCCTCAACCATCAGGTGCATCCTGTTGTGCCCTCTCAGGGATCTGTCGGAAGCAGTGGGGACCTTGCCCCCCTCTCACACCTCACTCTGGCCCTGATTGGAGAAGGGGAAGTGGAATACAGAGGGCAGGTGCGACCTGCCAGAGAAGTGCTGGACGAACTGGGCCTCAGGCCCATTGTGCTGCAGGCCAAAGAAGGTCTGGCCCTCATCAACGGAACGCAGGCCATGTGCAGTCTGCTGGCCCTGCTGATCCATGATGTGGAAATCCTGCTCTCCAGCGTGGACATTGCTGCTGCATCCACAGTGGAGGCCCTCAAAGGCAGCCACAAACCCTTTTCAGAAGGCATTGTGCGCCTCAGGCCCCACCCAGGAGCAAGGCAGGTCAGCGAGAACCTGAGAAACCTGTTGCAGCACTCTGAAATCGAAGTGTCCCACGAAAACTGTGAAAAGGTACAGGACGCCTATTCTTTAAGGGCCACCCCCCAGGTGCATGGGGCCTCCAGAGATGCCCTCAGGCATGCCCGCGAAATTCTGGACATCGAGATGAACAGTGTGACCGACAATCCGCTGATTTTCCCAGACGAAGAGAAAGTCATCTCGGGTGGGAATTTCCATGGTCAGCCTCTGGCCCTTGCTGCAGATTACGCAGGAATTGCCATTGCAGAACTCGCCAACATCAGTGAACGCCGAATTGAGCAGATGCTGAACCCCGCCCTCAGTGGTCTTCCTGCTTTCCTGGCGGAACAGGGCGGCCTCAACAGTGGCCTGATGATCTCCCAGTACACCGCTGCCAGTCTGGTCAGTGAGAACAAGGTGCTGGCCCACCCGGCCAGTGTGGACAGCATCCCCACGAGTGCCAATCAGGAAGACCACGTTTCGATGGGCACCATTGCC
This region includes:
- the hutH gene encoding histidine ammonia-lyase, translated to MELNDSLTLQDFIAVVRNFKEVRLSGAARKRVEKSRTFIEKIIEQGDPVYGVNTGFGKFQNTRIERDMLEELQRNLILSHSIGVGEPFPEDVVRGMLLLRAQSLAMGHSGVRPLVIEGLLNFLNHQVHPVVPSQGSVGSSGDLAPLSHLTLALIGEGEVEYRGQVRPAREVLDELGLRPIVLQAKEGLALINGTQAMCSLLALLIHDVEILLSSVDIAAASTVEALKGSHKPFSEGIVRLRPHPGARQVSENLRNLLQHSEIEVSHENCEKVQDAYSLRATPQVHGASRDALRHAREILDIEMNSVTDNPLIFPDEEKVISGGNFHGQPLALAADYAGIAIAELANISERRIEQMLNPALSGLPAFLAEQGGLNSGLMISQYTAASLVSENKVLAHPASVDSIPTSANQEDHVSMGTIACRKAHQIFENTLWVIAIELVSAAQALDFQAPLKPGKGVKAVYDLIRSEIPHLERDRYFKPEVSKIREMIRSGRLVQAAREAVGQVH
- the speB gene encoding agmatinase; the encoded protein is MTHLPFSGLISFARAPTIDLSSDFSSDVGVLGIPFDIALGFRPGARFAPRAIREASLRYALPPEGFYDLRSGKRKLAGLQMVDAGDVILPSLEPELARDRITEAAKQLKSGVKFPVFLGGDHSVSYPILRAFSDVEDLHIVQLDAHLDFTDIRNDTRFSNSSPFRRACEDLPNLRHVTTIGLRGLRFDEEAVQAARGKGHTLIGMWDCEDLQAVIGQLPVGQNVYLTFDVDVLDPAVLPATSSPEVDGMDYRTAMTLIRETVRRNHMVGMDVVEMTPNLDASGNSNLLIARLIMETLTEVFS
- the hutI gene encoding imidazolonepropionase, translating into MKTLYTGITELATATGNDLKKGSAQKDITIIRDAAMVVEGETLLWVGERKDAPAADRTIDFRNKAVVPGLIDPHTHLIWSGSRLNDFEARVQGVSYEEILARGGGIHQTVRYTQASTAFEMVSLAVPRLNAMVRSGATTLEVKTGYGLNHDTEMRMLEAIRDLQDFTPARIVPTLLIHLPPKDRDRKDFIREVVEKWIPEVAQDQLAAAVDVFVEQEAFSVQEAREILEAAKAHGLHTKLHADQFHALGGVELACELGSLSVDHLEASTGDQIQALAASNTVATVLPGVTLHLGLPAAPARKIIDAGGAVAVGTDHNPGSSPMFSTSLALALGVRLNGLTPAEALTAMTANAAHALGLKDTGRLEAGMKADFLVLDSHDWREISYRFGNAVSKVFISGKEA